One window from the genome of Eriocheir sinensis breed Jianghai 21 chromosome 7, ASM2467909v1, whole genome shotgun sequence encodes:
- the LOC126994387 gene encoding angiotensin-converting enzyme-like isoform X2 — translation MLWVWVCCLAAVAAVPQSPVRTADEASTDLDQLEAEARSFLKEIDERGSKECTKATMASWNYASDITEKHKKEKAAAQLKFASWEKEAWERVQEWDGRWQKLRDPFLRRQFKFMSVLGTAALQKKELEQYNSIVTEMTTIYSTAKICDYKKKKSNVQNCKLSLEPDLTRILRTSRDYAELEHVWKQWRSESGRRMRDHYQLFVQLANRAAKLNGFENMGDMWLYPYESETFRGDVQHLWDQLKPLYQQLHAYVRRKLREYYGEDKVGRRGPIPAHLLGNMWSQSWAHIYDLAIPYPGKTSVDVTPQMVAQGYNARKMFELSDEFFVSLNLTRMPQEFWEHSIIEKPQGRELVCHASAWDFCNGKDFRIKQCTLVTMKDLIIVHHEMGHIQYDLQYQHLPLVFRGGANPGFHEAVGDVLALSVATPKHLQKVGLLEEVEESDEADINFLMNMALDKITFLPFGYLIDRWRWDVFSGKTQPKDWNCAWWKLRYEIQGIKPPVMRSEYDFDPGAKYHMPANVPYIRYFVSFVVQFQFHKALCMKAGEYDPQDPAKPLHKCDIYRSTEAGNALGDMLQLGSSKEWPDAMEELTGGRVMDASVIREYFMPLEMWLKQDNEKHGEFVGWEADGEYCSSEGMKEDARSEPSSAPYCSCCPAPLLLMMAIVLLTYHH, via the exons atgctgtgggtgtgggtgtgctgcCTCGCCGCTGTCGCCGCCGTCCCCCAGTCCCCAGTGAGGACGGCAG aCGAGGCATCAACGGATCTGGACCAGCTGGAAGCCGAGGCAAGGAGCTTTTTGAAGGAGATTGACGAGAGAGGGTCGAAGGAATGCACAAAGGCCACCATGGCGAGCTGGAACTATGCTTCTGATATTACGGAGAAGCACAAGAAGGAGAAG GCCGCCGCACAGCTCAAGTTCGCCTCGTGGGAGAAGGAGGCGTGGGAGAGAGTGCAGGAGTGGGATGGCCGCTGGCAGAAGCTACGTGACCCCTTCCTCAGGAGACAGTTCAAGTTTATGTCTGTCCTGGGCACGGCGGCGCTGCAGAAGAAGGAGCTCGagcag tACAACAGCATCGTGACGGAGATGACGACGATTTACAGCACAGCCAAAATCTGCGActacaagaagaagaaatcaaaCGTACAAAATTGCAAGCTCTCCCTCGAACCAG atctgACCCGAATCCTGAGAACGAGTCGGGATTACGCGGAGCTCGAACACGTGTGGAAGCAGTGGAGGTCTGAGTCGGGGCGGCGGATGAGAGATCACTACCAGCTCTTCGTCCAGCTCGCTAATAGGGCCGCCAAGTTGAACG GGTTTGAGAACATGGGTGATATGTGGCTGTACCCCTACGAGAGTGAGACCTTCAGGGGGGATGTGCAGCACTTGTGGGACCAGCTGAAGCCTCTGTACCAGCAGCTTCACGCCTACGTCAGGAGGAAGCTGAGGGAG TACTACGGCGAGGACAAGGTGGGTCGCCGAGGTCCCATCCCTGCCCACCTCCTTGGGAACATGTGGTCACAATCCTGGGCTCATATCTATGACTTGGCTATCCCCTACCCCGGCAAGACCTCGGTGGATGTGACCCCGCAGATGGTGGCCcag GGTTACAACGCGCGGAAGATGTTCGAGCTTTCCGATGAGTTCTTCGTCTCGCTGAACTTGACTCGCATGCCTCAGGAGTTCTGGGAGCACTCCATCATCGAGAAGCCTCAGGGACGGGAGCTGGTGTGCCACGCCTCTGCCTGGGACTTCTGTAACGGCAAGGACTTCAG GATTAAACAGTGCACGCTGGTTACTATGAAAGACCTGATCATAGTGCACCACGAAATGGGCCACATTCAGTACGACCTCCAGTACCAGCACCTCCCACTCGTGTTCAGAGGAGGCGCAAACCCAG GTTTCCACGAGGCGGTAGGGGATGTTCTAGCCCTCAGCGTGGCCACCCCCAAACACTTGCAGAAGGTGGGGctgctggaggaggtggaggagagcgaTGAGGCGGACATCAACTTCCTGATGAACATGGCGCTTGACAAGATCACCTTCCTGCCGTTTGG GTACCTCATCGACCGTTGGCGCTGGGACGTCTTCAGCGGCAAGACCCAACCCAAGGACTGGAACTGTGCCTGGTGGAAGCTGAG gTACGAGATCCAGGGCATCAAGCCACCGGTTATGCGCTCCGAGTACGACTTCGACCCCGGCGCTAAATACCACATGCCCGCCAATGTCCCCTACATCAG GTACTTTGTGAGCTTTGTCGTCCAGTTCCAGTTCCACAAGGCGCTGTGCATGAAGGCCGGGGAGTACGACCCACAGGACCCCGCCAAGCCACTGCACAAGTGTGACATCTACCGCTCCACAGAGGCCGGCAACGCTCTCGG GGACATGCTGCAGCTGGGCTCATCCAAGGAGTGGCCGGATGCTATGGAGGAGCTGACCGGCGGGCGTGTGATGGATGCGTCTGTCATCCGCGAGTACTTCATGCCCCTGGAGATGTGGCTGAAGCAGGACAACGAGAAACATGGAGAATTTGTGGGCTGGGAGGctg
- the LOC126994387 gene encoding angiotensin-converting enzyme-like isoform X1 produces the protein MLWVWVCCLAAVAAVPQSPVRTADEASTDLDQLEAEARSFLKEIDERGSKECTKATMASWNYASDITEKHKKEKAAAQLKFASWEKEAWERVQEWDGRWQKLRDPFLRRQFKFMSVLGTAALQKKELEQYNSIVTEMTTIYSTAKICDYKKKKSNVQNCKLSLEPDLTRILRTSRDYAELEHVWKQWRSESGRRMRDHYQLFVQLANRAAKLNGFENMGDMWLYPYESETFRGDVQHLWDQLKPLYQQLHAYVRRKLREYYGEDKVGRRGPIPAHLLGNMWSQSWAHIYDLAIPYPGKTSVDVTPQMVAQGYNARKMFELSDEFFVSLNLTRMPQEFWEHSIIEKPQGRELVCHASAWDFCNGKDFRIKQCTEPTMMDLITVHHEMGHIQYYLQYKHQPMVFREGANPGFHEAVGDVLALSVATPKHLQKVGLLEEVEESDEADINFLMNMALDKITFLPFGYLIDRWRWDVFSGKTQPKDWNCAWWKLRYEIQGIKPPVMRSEYDFDPGAKYHMPANVPYIRYFVSFVVQFQFHKALCMKAGEYDPQDPAKPLHKCDIYRSTEAGNALGDMLQLGSSKEWPDAMEELTGGRVMDASVIREYFMPLEMWLKQDNEKHGEFVGWEADGEYCSSEGMKEDARSEPSSAPYCSCCPAPLLLMMAIVLLTYHH, from the exons atgctgtgggtgtgggtgtgctgcCTCGCCGCTGTCGCCGCCGTCCCCCAGTCCCCAGTGAGGACGGCAG aCGAGGCATCAACGGATCTGGACCAGCTGGAAGCCGAGGCAAGGAGCTTTTTGAAGGAGATTGACGAGAGAGGGTCGAAGGAATGCACAAAGGCCACCATGGCGAGCTGGAACTATGCTTCTGATATTACGGAGAAGCACAAGAAGGAGAAG GCCGCCGCACAGCTCAAGTTCGCCTCGTGGGAGAAGGAGGCGTGGGAGAGAGTGCAGGAGTGGGATGGCCGCTGGCAGAAGCTACGTGACCCCTTCCTCAGGAGACAGTTCAAGTTTATGTCTGTCCTGGGCACGGCGGCGCTGCAGAAGAAGGAGCTCGagcag tACAACAGCATCGTGACGGAGATGACGACGATTTACAGCACAGCCAAAATCTGCGActacaagaagaagaaatcaaaCGTACAAAATTGCAAGCTCTCCCTCGAACCAG atctgACCCGAATCCTGAGAACGAGTCGGGATTACGCGGAGCTCGAACACGTGTGGAAGCAGTGGAGGTCTGAGTCGGGGCGGCGGATGAGAGATCACTACCAGCTCTTCGTCCAGCTCGCTAATAGGGCCGCCAAGTTGAACG GGTTTGAGAACATGGGTGATATGTGGCTGTACCCCTACGAGAGTGAGACCTTCAGGGGGGATGTGCAGCACTTGTGGGACCAGCTGAAGCCTCTGTACCAGCAGCTTCACGCCTACGTCAGGAGGAAGCTGAGGGAG TACTACGGCGAGGACAAGGTGGGTCGCCGAGGTCCCATCCCTGCCCACCTCCTTGGGAACATGTGGTCACAATCCTGGGCTCATATCTATGACTTGGCTATCCCCTACCCCGGCAAGACCTCGGTGGATGTGACCCCGCAGATGGTGGCCcag GGTTACAACGCGCGGAAGATGTTCGAGCTTTCCGATGAGTTCTTCGTCTCGCTGAACTTGACTCGCATGCCTCAGGAGTTCTGGGAGCACTCCATCATCGAGAAGCCTCAGGGACGGGAGCTGGTGTGCCACGCCTCTGCCTGGGACTTCTGTAACGGCAAGGACTTCAG AATAAAACAGTGCACGGAGCCCACCATGATGGACCTCATCACTGTGCACCACGAGATGGGCCACATCCAGTATTACCTGCAGTACAAACACCAGCCCATGGTCTTCAGGGAAGGAGCCAACCCAG GTTTCCACGAGGCGGTAGGGGATGTTCTAGCCCTCAGCGTGGCCACCCCCAAACACTTGCAGAAGGTGGGGctgctggaggaggtggaggagagcgaTGAGGCGGACATCAACTTCCTGATGAACATGGCGCTTGACAAGATCACCTTCCTGCCGTTTGG GTACCTCATCGACCGTTGGCGCTGGGACGTCTTCAGCGGCAAGACCCAACCCAAGGACTGGAACTGTGCCTGGTGGAAGCTGAG gTACGAGATCCAGGGCATCAAGCCACCGGTTATGCGCTCCGAGTACGACTTCGACCCCGGCGCTAAATACCACATGCCCGCCAATGTCCCCTACATCAG GTACTTTGTGAGCTTTGTCGTCCAGTTCCAGTTCCACAAGGCGCTGTGCATGAAGGCCGGGGAGTACGACCCACAGGACCCCGCCAAGCCACTGCACAAGTGTGACATCTACCGCTCCACAGAGGCCGGCAACGCTCTCGG GGACATGCTGCAGCTGGGCTCATCCAAGGAGTGGCCGGATGCTATGGAGGAGCTGACCGGCGGGCGTGTGATGGATGCGTCTGTCATCCGCGAGTACTTCATGCCCCTGGAGATGTGGCTGAAGCAGGACAACGAGAAACATGGAGAATTTGTGGGCTGGGAGGctg